A window from Elusimicrobiota bacterium encodes these proteins:
- a CDS encoding ammonium transporter, whose translation MQKYKKEWVVSLGLLLLAAAAGLAFGSHPAAAPDGAKPIVAGDVAWMLTATALVLLMTPGLSFFYGGMVQRKNVISTMLQSFIAMGVVSILWVAVGFSLSFGDSVGGFVGNPLTYFMFRGVGGATHPDLAPTIPLALFALFQLKFAIITPALITGSFAERVRFMSYLIFIVLFTVLIYCPVAHWTWHPNGFLRQWGVLDFAGGTVVHMTAGFAALAGAIFMGPRKQHAPGTSHVPANIPFVLLGTGMLWFGWFGFNAGSALAANETAVLAFMTTNTASASAMLAWVLFDAVRGRRPSALGASVGAVVGLVAITPAAGYVSVGQSLAIGAVASIVSNLAVHRKARTNLDDTLDVFPCHGVGGIVGMIATGVLADKVGLIHGDPTIFLRHLASVLIVGVYSFGGSWLIYKACDAAITLRVRPEQEEAGLDVSQHAESYTA comes from the coding sequence ATGCAGAAATACAAGAAAGAATGGGTCGTCTCGCTCGGGCTGCTGCTCCTCGCGGCGGCCGCCGGTCTGGCGTTCGGCTCGCACCCCGCGGCCGCTCCCGACGGCGCCAAGCCCATCGTGGCGGGCGACGTCGCCTGGATGCTCACGGCCACGGCGCTCGTCCTGCTGATGACCCCCGGCCTCTCGTTCTTCTACGGCGGCATGGTCCAGCGCAAGAACGTGATCTCGACGATGCTCCAGAGCTTCATCGCGATGGGCGTGGTCAGCATCCTCTGGGTCGCGGTCGGCTTCAGCCTGTCCTTCGGCGACTCGGTCGGAGGCTTCGTCGGGAACCCGCTGACCTATTTCATGTTCCGCGGCGTCGGCGGCGCGACCCATCCCGACCTGGCGCCCACGATCCCGCTGGCGCTCTTCGCCCTGTTCCAGCTCAAGTTCGCGATCATCACGCCCGCGCTGATCACCGGCTCCTTCGCCGAGCGCGTGCGCTTCATGAGCTACCTGATCTTCATCGTGCTCTTCACCGTCCTCATCTACTGCCCGGTCGCGCACTGGACCTGGCATCCGAACGGCTTCCTGCGCCAGTGGGGCGTGCTCGACTTCGCGGGCGGCACCGTCGTGCACATGACCGCCGGCTTCGCCGCGCTCGCCGGCGCGATCTTCATGGGCCCGCGCAAGCAGCACGCGCCGGGGACGAGCCACGTTCCCGCGAACATCCCCTTCGTCCTGCTCGGCACCGGCATGCTGTGGTTCGGCTGGTTCGGCTTCAACGCGGGCTCCGCGCTGGCCGCCAACGAGACCGCCGTGCTGGCCTTCATGACCACCAACACCGCGTCGGCGTCCGCGATGCTGGCCTGGGTGCTCTTCGACGCCGTGCGCGGCCGCCGGCCGTCGGCGCTCGGCGCCTCGGTCGGCGCGGTCGTCGGCCTCGTCGCGATCACCCCCGCCGCCGGCTACGTCAGCGTCGGTCAGAGCCTCGCGATCGGCGCGGTCGCGAGCATCGTCAGCAACCTGGCCGTGCACCGCAAGGCGCGCACGAACCTCGACGACACCCTCGACGTGTTCCCGTGCCACGGCGTGGGCGGCATCGTCGGCATGATCGCGACGGGCGTGCTCGCCGACAAGGTCGGCCTCATCCACGGCGACCCGACGATCTTCCTGCGCCACCTGGCCTCGGTCCTGATCGTCGGCGTCTATTCGTTCGGCGGCTCCTGGCTCATCTACAAGGCCTGCGACGCGGCGATCACGCTGCGCGTCCGCCCCGAGCAGGAAGAGGCCGGCCTCGACGTCAGCCAGCACGCCGAAAGCTACACCGCCTGA
- a CDS encoding DUF502 domain-containing protein, translated as MRQKIQARLRRYFISGFFTLIPIGLSVLVVWTFVSTVDLTLAPLLDAALGFRVPGLGLIAALLLILGAGVLASHVVGERLFLVAEEFLARIPVFKWVYGTIKQMTEAFSPASKASFKSVVMVEFPRPGVYSMGFATGETILDLPDGSQKKLIAVYIPTNHVYIGDVVFVPAESVLPSHLSVQQGIQVVLSAGAVHPERPRRRAE; from the coding sequence TTGAGACAGAAAATCCAGGCGCGGCTGCGGCGGTACTTCATCTCGGGATTCTTCACCTTGATCCCGATCGGCCTCTCCGTGCTCGTCGTGTGGACCTTCGTCAGCACGGTGGACCTGACCTTGGCCCCCTTGCTCGACGCCGCCCTCGGCTTCCGCGTTCCCGGCCTCGGCCTCATCGCCGCGCTCCTCCTGATCCTCGGGGCCGGCGTGCTGGCCTCCCACGTCGTCGGCGAGCGCCTGTTCCTGGTCGCCGAGGAGTTCCTCGCGCGGATCCCCGTGTTCAAGTGGGTGTACGGCACGATCAAGCAGATGACCGAGGCCTTCTCGCCCGCGAGCAAGGCCTCCTTCAAGAGCGTGGTCATGGTCGAGTTCCCCCGCCCCGGCGTCTACAGCATGGGCTTCGCCACCGGCGAGACGATCCTCGACCTGCCGGACGGTTCCCAGAAGAAGCTGATCGCCGTGTACATCCCGACGAACCACGTCTACATCGGCGACGTGGTCTTCGTCCCGGCCGAGAGCGTCCTCCCGAGCCACCTGAGCGTGCAGCAGGGCATCCAGGTGGTCCTCTCGGCGGGCGCCGTCCACCCGGAGCGCCCCCGGAGGCGGGCGGAATGA
- the nadC gene encoding carboxylating nicotinate-nucleotide diphosphorylase: MRRLPPAAWRALLRAALREDLGRAGDVTTRFFVPPATRFSVRVVSREAGVVCGLEVAAAAFKACEPLCRVTFLARDGARVRPGQAVMAVKGGRGLLTAERTALNFLQRMSGVATMTRRFVDRVRGTRARILDTRKTLPGWRALDKYAVACGGGLNHRLGLYDAAMVKDNHYLGGGLEAGAARLRRAYPRMPLIVECDTPAQVARALALRPEVVLLDNMRGPRLRREIRRIRSLAPRVKIEVSGGVGLSELRALAKLGPDRISIGRLTHSAPALDLGLDLG; this comes from the coding sequence ATGAGGCGCCTTCCCCCCGCCGCCTGGCGCGCGCTGCTCCGCGCCGCCCTTCGCGAGGACCTCGGCCGCGCCGGCGACGTCACGACCCGCTTCTTCGTCCCTCCGGCCACCCGCTTCTCCGTGCGCGTCGTCAGCCGCGAGGCCGGCGTCGTCTGCGGCCTCGAGGTCGCGGCGGCCGCCTTCAAGGCCTGCGAGCCTCTTTGCCGCGTGACCTTCCTCGCGCGGGACGGCGCCCGGGTGCGCCCCGGCCAGGCGGTCATGGCGGTGAAGGGAGGCCGCGGCCTGCTCACGGCCGAGCGCACGGCTCTCAATTTCCTGCAAAGGATGTCGGGCGTGGCGACCATGACCCGCCGCTTCGTCGACCGGGTCCGCGGGACGCGCGCGCGCATCCTCGACACGCGCAAGACCTTGCCCGGGTGGCGGGCCCTCGACAAGTACGCGGTCGCCTGCGGCGGAGGGCTGAACCACCGCCTCGGCCTCTACGACGCGGCGATGGTGAAGGACAACCATTACCTGGGCGGAGGCCTCGAGGCCGGCGCCGCGCGGCTGCGCCGCGCGTACCCGCGGATGCCGCTGATCGTCGAGTGCGACACCCCCGCCCAGGTCGCGCGGGCGCTGGCGCTGAGGCCCGAGGTGGTCCTCCTCGACAACATGCGCGGCCCGCGGCTGCGCCGGGAGATCCGCCGGATCCGGTCCCTGGCCCCGCGCGTGAAGATCGAGGTGTCGGGCGGCGTCGGCCTCTCCGAGCTGCGCGCGCTGGCGAAGCTGGGCCCGGACCGCATCTCGATCGGCCGCTTGACGCACAGCGCTCCCGCGCTCGACCTCGGCCTCGACCTGGGATGA
- a CDS encoding biotin--[acetyl-CoA-carboxylase] ligase, giving the protein MRLERVDSTQSEARRLAEAGAPDGTLVWALRQAKGRGRMGRRWRSAPGGLYASWLLRPEFPPERLAELSLACGEALAAALREFGAATSVKPPNDVYALCADGKGRKVAGILCEASGSGGRLDWLIVGFGVNVDNAPPLARSVSLRALAGRPVGVEAALKTAMTALSRARRAGNFV; this is encoded by the coding sequence GTGCGCCTTGAGCGCGTCGACTCGACTCAGAGCGAGGCGCGCCGCCTCGCCGAAGCCGGCGCCCCCGACGGGACCTTGGTATGGGCCCTGCGCCAGGCCAAGGGCCGCGGCCGCATGGGCCGCCGCTGGCGCTCCGCGCCGGGCGGCCTGTACGCCTCCTGGCTGCTGCGCCCGGAGTTCCCGCCCGAGCGGCTCGCCGAGCTCTCGCTCGCCTGCGGCGAGGCGCTGGCCGCGGCCCTTCGGGAGTTCGGCGCGGCGACGAGCGTGAAGCCGCCGAACGACGTCTACGCGCTCTGCGCCGACGGCAAGGGACGCAAGGTCGCCGGGATCCTGTGCGAGGCGTCGGGAAGCGGCGGCCGGCTCGATTGGCTCATCGTCGGCTTCGGCGTCAACGTCGACAACGCGCCGCCGCTGGCGCGCTCCGTGAGCCTCCGCGCCCTCGCCGGCCGCCCCGTCGGAGTCGAGGCGGCGCTGAAGACCGCGATGACCGCCCTTTCCCGCGCCCGCCGGGCGGGCAATTTCGTATAA
- the greA gene encoding transcription elongation factor GreA, with translation MAETYLTRAGHRKLQEDLKALMKQKTQLSLDIGEAREKGDLKENAEYHSAKEKMGEVMGRIGQIQDKLQSAKIIEEMDIPKDTVAIGTTVELEDSDGDKVEYAFVGEDESDPNEGRISVQSPLGAGLLGRKSKETVEIQLPNGPRTFKILKVTRTP, from the coding sequence ATGGCCGAAACCTATTTGACCCGCGCCGGACATCGCAAGCTTCAGGAAGACCTCAAGGCGCTCATGAAGCAGAAGACCCAGCTCTCGCTCGACATCGGCGAGGCCCGCGAGAAGGGCGACCTCAAGGAGAACGCCGAGTACCACTCCGCCAAGGAGAAGATGGGCGAGGTCATGGGCCGCATCGGCCAGATCCAGGACAAGCTCCAGAGCGCCAAGATCATCGAGGAGATGGACATCCCCAAGGACACCGTCGCGATCGGCACGACCGTGGAGCTCGAGGACTCCGACGGGGACAAGGTCGAGTACGCCTTCGTCGGCGAGGACGAGTCCGACCCGAACGAAGGCAGGATCTCCGTCCAGTCGCCCCTCGGCGCCGGCCTGCTCGGGAGGAAGTCCAAGGAGACGGTCGAGATCCAGCTCCCCAACGGCCCGCGCACGTTCAAAATCCTCAAGGTCACCCGCACCCCCTGA
- the queG gene encoding tRNA epoxyqueuosine(34) reductase QueG: MSPAELAAELKRRARAAGADLAGIAAAAASGDGPAYDAWLAAGMHGEMDYMARNADSRRDIRAWMKDAKSVLMCGFSYGEPGSRPAPREGHGRLARYAARKDYHEVLRGRMNEVRDWLSAAVPGARGVAFCDMSPILERSYAAAAGLGWQGKNTLLLGADIGSYFLIAGLAMNVDLPSDSPGTDRCGTCTKCLEACPTDAFPKARVLDASRCIAYFTIEAKGAIPEPFREGIGDWVYGCDVCQEVCPWNRFEKPARALPPAKIATELPLEELAGPASAGLRARLKGLPVVRAVRKRLTRNALLAMGNSRLERYRPILEEHAAGPDPVLAEQARWSLARLSGAA, translated from the coding sequence CTGAGCCCCGCGGAACTCGCGGCCGAGCTCAAGAGGCGCGCGCGCGCGGCCGGCGCGGACCTCGCCGGGATCGCCGCCGCGGCCGCCTCCGGCGACGGCCCCGCCTACGACGCCTGGCTCGCCGCCGGCATGCACGGCGAGATGGACTACATGGCGCGCAACGCGGACTCGCGCCGCGACATCCGCGCGTGGATGAAGGACGCGAAGTCCGTCCTCATGTGCGGCTTCTCCTACGGCGAGCCCGGCTCCCGCCCCGCCCCGAGGGAAGGCCACGGCCGCCTCGCGCGCTACGCCGCGCGCAAGGACTACCACGAGGTCCTGCGCGGGCGCATGAACGAGGTCCGGGACTGGCTCTCCGCGGCGGTCCCCGGCGCCCGCGGCGTCGCGTTCTGCGACATGAGCCCCATCCTCGAGCGGTCCTACGCGGCCGCGGCGGGGCTCGGCTGGCAGGGCAAGAACACCTTGCTGCTCGGCGCCGACATCGGCTCCTACTTCCTCATCGCCGGACTGGCGATGAACGTCGACCTCCCGTCCGACTCCCCCGGAACCGACCGCTGCGGCACCTGCACGAAATGCCTCGAGGCCTGCCCCACGGACGCCTTCCCGAAAGCGCGCGTGCTGGATGCATCCAGATGCATCGCCTATTTCACGATCGAGGCCAAAGGCGCGATCCCCGAGCCGTTCCGCGAGGGCATCGGCGACTGGGTGTACGGCTGCGACGTCTGCCAGGAGGTCTGCCCCTGGAACCGCTTCGAGAAGCCGGCGCGCGCGCTGCCCCCGGCGAAGATCGCGACCGAGCTCCCGCTGGAGGAGCTCGCCGGGCCCGCCTCGGCGGGCCTGCGCGCCCGCCTGAAGGGCCTGCCCGTCGTCCGGGCGGTGCGCAAGCGCCTGACGCGCAACGCGCTGCTGGCGATGGGCAATTCCCGCCTCGAGCGCTACCGACCGATCCTCGAGGAGCACGCGGCCGGGCCCGATCCCGTGCTCGCCGAGCAGGCGCGCTGGAGCCTGGCGCGTTTGTCCGGAGCGGCGTAA
- a CDS encoding BamA/TamA family outer membrane protein has translation MILRVSSLALLLACAPFVASAADARPAQRIARKPSKKPRVKKPTKVVDPRSFKETPGDEQSQAPIPGRDFPVAVQQAPKQDETPRIVRWMIKPLRRGMFIRLPIMDTDPNRGVTIGVMPIWVLQGETDDRIQQIHAPSLTYNKNFQVIPTYRFYYYPQEDATFIARASYSRFEREALGEYEDGSFLGTDFDIYARLQYNVDAGQRFFGFGPDSSKTAESNYREEYTQYRIGGGVPLANGSPWRVRYSKHYQSGRFTEGSLPNLPDFALSFPGQLSRRYQQINENRFSLDYDTRDHGVTTGRGVLVKSFAEYAIRGFESQYDYSRYGLDARWFRPWESDKEKVFAIQAKYEQLLGPPAPFWVQSRLGGKYSLRAYGDGRYIDRGMAAVNVEQRFKVYEAKTAGVTTELQLAPFIGMGEAFDNPGRAAARYARPVVGAAVRAVAKPQVVGSIDFGVGRDGLAVFMDINYSF, from the coding sequence GTGATCCTCCGAGTCTCGAGCCTCGCGCTGCTGCTGGCCTGCGCCCCGTTCGTCGCGAGCGCGGCGGACGCGCGTCCCGCCCAGCGGATCGCCCGGAAGCCTTCGAAGAAGCCGCGGGTCAAGAAGCCCACGAAGGTCGTCGACCCGCGCTCCTTCAAAGAGACCCCCGGCGACGAGCAGTCCCAGGCCCCCATCCCCGGACGGGACTTCCCCGTCGCCGTCCAGCAGGCCCCCAAGCAGGACGAGACGCCCCGGATCGTCCGCTGGATGATCAAGCCCCTGCGCCGGGGCATGTTCATCCGCCTGCCCATCATGGACACGGACCCCAACCGCGGCGTCACGATCGGCGTCATGCCGATCTGGGTCCTGCAGGGGGAGACCGACGACCGCATCCAGCAGATCCACGCCCCCTCGCTGACCTACAACAAGAACTTCCAGGTCATCCCGACCTACCGCTTCTACTATTACCCCCAGGAGGACGCGACGTTCATCGCGCGCGCCTCCTACTCGAGATTCGAGCGCGAGGCCCTCGGGGAATACGAGGACGGCAGCTTCCTCGGCACCGATTTCGACATCTACGCCCGCCTGCAGTACAACGTGGACGCGGGCCAGCGCTTCTTCGGCTTCGGCCCCGACTCCTCCAAGACGGCCGAGTCGAACTACCGCGAGGAATACACGCAGTACAGGATCGGCGGCGGCGTGCCCCTCGCTAACGGCTCCCCTTGGCGCGTCCGCTACTCCAAGCACTACCAGTCCGGACGCTTCACCGAGGGCTCGCTGCCGAACCTGCCCGATTTCGCCCTCTCCTTCCCCGGCCAGCTCTCCCGCCGCTATCAGCAGATCAACGAGAACCGCTTCAGCCTCGATTACGACACCCGCGACCACGGCGTCACGACGGGCCGCGGCGTCCTGGTCAAGTCGTTCGCCGAGTACGCGATCCGGGGCTTCGAGAGCCAGTACGATTACAGCCGCTACGGCCTCGACGCCCGCTGGTTCCGGCCCTGGGAGTCGGACAAGGAGAAGGTCTTCGCGATCCAGGCCAAGTACGAGCAGCTGCTGGGACCGCCCGCCCCGTTCTGGGTCCAGTCCCGCCTCGGAGGCAAGTACAGCCTTCGCGCCTACGGAGACGGCCGCTACATCGACCGCGGCATGGCCGCGGTCAACGTCGAGCAGCGCTTCAAGGTCTACGAGGCGAAGACCGCCGGCGTGACGACCGAGCTCCAGCTCGCCCCCTTCATCGGCATGGGCGAGGCGTTCGACAACCCCGGCCGCGCCGCCGCCCGCTACGCCCGCCCCGTCGTCGGCGCCGCGGTCCGAGCGGTCGCCAAGCCGCAGGTCGTCGGCTCCATCGACTTCGGCGTGGGCCGCGACGGCTTGGCGGTCTTCATGGACATCAACTACTCCTTCTGA
- a CDS encoding 4Fe-4S dicluster domain-containing protein, which produces MDIKDIKVETGVEAKLGTLEWKKQPEANILLKNSGADAPCVTKCKDKPCTTVCPAKVYEWESSHNKVIVNYENCIECGACRMLCPFDNITCEWPGGGQGVKYKYG; this is translated from the coding sequence ATGGACATCAAGGATATCAAGGTGGAGACGGGCGTCGAGGCGAAGCTCGGCACGCTCGAGTGGAAGAAGCAGCCCGAGGCGAACATCCTCCTGAAGAACTCCGGCGCGGACGCGCCGTGCGTGACGAAGTGCAAGGACAAGCCCTGCACGACCGTCTGCCCCGCCAAGGTCTACGAGTGGGAGTCCTCCCACAACAAGGTCATCGTCAACTACGAGAACTGCATCGAGTGCGGCGCCTGCCGCATGCTCTGCCCGTTCGACAACATCACCTGCGAGTGGCCCGGCGGCGGCCAGGGCGTCAAGTACAAGTACGGCTGA
- a CDS encoding FAD-dependent monooxygenase, translating into MAEEPAYDAIVVGAGPAGLSAAIVMARAGLKVVVLERGEYPGAKNVQGAVLYSKMLHEIVPEFWKAADAPVERPIVEQKTCITTDDSFVTVGYRSKKFLEGIPNCYTSIRTHFDQWYAKKAEEAGAEVFCGVMVVGVVKDASGKIAGIKTSDGDELTANVVIACDGVNSIIAQKAGFIDELKSSEVALGAKEVIALPSSVIEDRFQLNPGEGATMEMFGSVSLGMLGYAFLYTNKESLALGVGCKLSDYQRTGLRPSDHLEHVKAHPLVKKLISGGKLLEYSAHLIPEGGYKSMPPLAADGFLVAGDAAQMTNPAYREGSNLAMTAGKLAAETVIEAKKKGDYTKATLSAYVDKLKASYVLPDMEDVQDLEEHVENSPGFLEFYPKLACELAQLRFSADGVPKRTHLKTALGMIRERGFVRVAKDLFPLRKVAI; encoded by the coding sequence ATGGCCGAAGAACCCGCTTATGACGCGATCGTCGTAGGAGCCGGACCGGCGGGTCTTTCCGCGGCCATCGTGATGGCCCGCGCGGGCCTGAAGGTCGTCGTCCTCGAGCGCGGCGAGTACCCCGGCGCCAAGAACGTGCAGGGCGCGGTGCTGTACTCGAAGATGCTGCACGAGATCGTCCCCGAGTTCTGGAAGGCCGCCGACGCCCCCGTCGAGCGCCCGATCGTCGAGCAGAAGACTTGCATCACGACCGACGACTCCTTCGTCACGGTCGGCTACCGTTCCAAGAAGTTCCTCGAGGGCATCCCGAACTGCTACACGAGCATCCGCACGCACTTCGACCAGTGGTACGCGAAGAAGGCCGAGGAGGCCGGCGCCGAGGTGTTCTGCGGCGTCATGGTCGTCGGCGTCGTCAAGGACGCCTCCGGCAAGATCGCCGGCATCAAGACCTCCGACGGCGACGAGCTCACCGCCAACGTGGTCATCGCCTGCGACGGCGTCAACTCGATCATCGCGCAGAAGGCGGGCTTCATCGACGAGCTCAAGTCCTCGGAAGTCGCGCTCGGCGCCAAGGAAGTCATCGCTTTGCCCTCCTCCGTCATCGAGGACCGCTTCCAGCTCAACCCCGGCGAAGGGGCCACGATGGAGATGTTCGGCTCGGTGTCGCTGGGCATGCTCGGCTACGCGTTCCTGTACACGAACAAGGAGTCGCTCGCGCTCGGCGTCGGCTGCAAGCTGTCCGACTACCAGCGCACGGGCCTGCGGCCCTCCGACCACCTCGAGCACGTCAAGGCGCACCCGCTGGTCAAGAAGCTGATCTCCGGCGGCAAGCTGCTCGAGTACTCCGCGCACCTCATACCCGAGGGCGGCTACAAGTCGATGCCCCCGCTCGCCGCCGACGGCTTCCTCGTCGCGGGCGACGCGGCGCAGATGACGAACCCCGCCTATCGCGAGGGCTCCAACCTCGCGATGACCGCCGGCAAGCTCGCGGCCGAGACCGTCATCGAGGCCAAGAAGAAGGGCGACTACACGAAGGCGACGTTGTCGGCGTACGTGGACAAGCTCAAGGCGTCGTACGTCCTTCCCGACATGGAGGACGTCCAGGACCTCGAGGAGCACGTCGAGAACTCCCCGGGCTTCCTCGAGTTCTACCCGAAGCTCGCCTGCGAGCTGGCCCAGCTGCGCTTCTCGGCCGACGGCGTGCCCAAGCGCACGCACCTGAAGACGGCGCTCGGGATGATCCGCGAGCGCGGCTTCGTGCGCGTCGCGAAGGACCTGTTCCCTCTGCGGAAGGTGGCGATCTGA
- a CDS encoding response regulator — protein MAKKVLVIDDEPEMLALVKYTLEHGGFEVHTCDNGRHAWDEIAKVKPDVLVLDVMLPGIDGYSLQLKIAAEPTTKDLPIVVLTALEPSKTLFQKFPQVVGFMTKPFKTEELLKTVQDASAKVAG, from the coding sequence ATGGCCAAAAAAGTCCTCGTTATCGACGATGAACCCGAGATGCTCGCGCTCGTGAAGTACACGCTCGAGCACGGCGGCTTCGAGGTGCACACCTGCGACAACGGGCGGCACGCCTGGGACGAGATCGCCAAGGTCAAGCCCGACGTCCTCGTCCTCGACGTCATGCTGCCCGGCATCGACGGCTACTCGCTGCAGCTCAAGATCGCGGCCGAGCCCACGACGAAGGACCTCCCCATCGTCGTCCTCACGGCGCTCGAGCCCTCGAAGACCCTTTTCCAGAAGTTCCCGCAGGTCGTCGGCTTCATGACCAAGCCTTTCAAGACGGAAGAGCTCCTGAAGACGGTCCAGGACGCCTCCGCGAAAGTCGCGGGGTGA
- a CDS encoding DUF2267 domain-containing protein, translated as MRRHTPDAFDTAVQKGNIWLKDIETAGKMRSRFQAYAALRSVLHALRDCLPPAEAVKFSAQMPLMIKGVFFDGWKVTPKPRRMSRAEFYDRIRGGLKEATGVEPATALKAVLFTLNCHISPKVLDTIEPVLPREVHAAVHAAFTEASAEESGLAVAANDIQAPELGGPFGE; from the coding sequence ATGAGACGACACACGCCGGACGCGTTCGACACCGCCGTGCAGAAGGGGAACATCTGGCTCAAGGACATCGAGACGGCCGGGAAGATGCGCAGCCGCTTCCAGGCGTATGCCGCGTTGCGCTCGGTGCTGCACGCCCTGCGCGACTGCCTGCCTCCCGCCGAGGCGGTCAAGTTCTCGGCGCAGATGCCGCTGATGATCAAGGGCGTTTTCTTCGACGGCTGGAAGGTGACTCCGAAGCCTCGGCGCATGAGCCGCGCCGAGTTCTACGACCGCATCCGCGGCGGTCTCAAGGAAGCGACGGGGGTGGAGCCCGCGACGGCGCTGAAAGCCGTTCTCTTCACGCTCAACTGCCACATCAGCCCGAAGGTGCTCGACACGATCGAGCCCGTGCTTCCCCGCGAGGTCCATGCCGCCGTGCACGCCGCGTTCACGGAGGCCAGCGCGGAAGAATCCGGCCTGGCGGTCGCCGCCAACGACATCCAGGCGCCGGAGCTCGGCGGGCCGTTCGGCGAGTAG
- the tilS gene encoding tRNA lysidine(34) synthetase TilS — MLVGDTPLKRKEFAARVWSKLVAFEAEQRFLTPGRKVLAAVSGGPDSVCLAHWLSVQARKKGLAVTLVHVHHGLRGRAADADARFVERLGATLGLPVMVVHAPVRALAAERGLGLEEAGRKARYRALGEKARRGRFTAVATGHQLDDQAETVLLHLLRGTSLEGLGGIPARRPLRAGVELIRPLLPLTRAEVRLYLDMHGLDWREDATNADPKFTRNWVRREVLPLLEKRAPGVKGRLAAIAAKVRAATGRG, encoded by the coding sequence TTGCTCGTCGGAGATACCCCCCTGAAACGCAAGGAATTCGCCGCCCGCGTCTGGTCCAAGCTCGTGGCCTTCGAGGCCGAGCAGCGCTTCCTGACGCCGGGGCGGAAAGTGCTGGCCGCGGTGTCGGGCGGCCCGGATTCGGTGTGCCTGGCGCATTGGCTCTCGGTCCAGGCCCGCAAGAAAGGCCTGGCCGTGACTTTGGTGCACGTCCATCACGGCCTGCGCGGACGCGCCGCCGACGCCGACGCCCGCTTCGTCGAGAGGCTGGGCGCGACGCTCGGCCTCCCGGTCATGGTCGTCCACGCGCCGGTGCGGGCGCTCGCGGCCGAGCGCGGCCTCGGGCTCGAGGAGGCGGGCCGCAAGGCGCGCTACCGCGCGCTCGGCGAGAAGGCGCGGCGCGGGCGCTTCACCGCCGTCGCCACCGGCCACCAGCTCGACGACCAGGCGGAGACCGTGCTCCTCCATCTCCTGCGCGGCACGAGCCTGGAGGGGCTCGGCGGCATCCCGGCGCGGCGGCCGCTGCGCGCCGGCGTCGAGCTGATCCGCCCCCTCCTGCCGCTGACCCGCGCCGAGGTGCGGCTCTATCTCGACATGCATGGGCTCGACTGGCGGGAGGACGCGACCAACGCCGACCCGAAGTTCACGCGCAACTGGGTGCGTCGCGAGGTCCTGCCCCTCCTCGAGAAGCGCGCGCCCGGGGTCAAGGGCCGCCTGGCCGCGATCGCGGCCAAGGTCCGGGCCGCGACCGGGCGCGGCTGA